Proteins encoded by one window of Armatimonadota bacterium:
- a CDS encoding PD40 domain-containing protein, with translation MIGLLIGLWMSSLEQSVPPDGLLSEAARWGPKAVGSITDRTWSPDHKRIAYILREQNPNSQSNTDWVRETLCVARADGSGARRIVEGGPRWDRSPEIAKWAPDSRHVLYWSNVFGAVSVNADGNPLWDVDIRSKKRRELSKLPGGKVHSFVLQWPELIQFSPNGEVVLIVVGGSRFWYDHKRIRRLDYRTGKGRWLTAEGQTCIWPEWSPDGRTIAYTMIADNDAKSFESGAQSEVWVMNADGLRRRRLASSKTASYYCSEWSGDGRQLNFTREDDSGQRSRWKVSSEGKGLRKVRDLPKDEEALMTSYRN, from the coding sequence GTGATTGGGCTGCTGATCGGTCTTTGGATGTCGAGCCTTGAGCAATCGGTCCCTCCCGATGGCCTTCTATCCGAAGCTGCACGCTGGGGCCCCAAAGCGGTGGGCTCCATCACCGACAGGACTTGGAGCCCTGATCACAAGCGGATCGCCTACATCCTGCGCGAGCAAAACCCGAATTCCCAAAGCAACACCGACTGGGTTCGAGAGACGTTGTGCGTCGCTCGTGCCGACGGATCCGGCGCACGTCGGATCGTCGAGGGCGGCCCAAGGTGGGACCGGTCGCCAGAAATCGCCAAATGGGCGCCAGACAGCCGGCATGTCCTTTACTGGAGCAACGTGTTTGGGGCGGTGTCGGTGAACGCGGACGGGAACCCGCTTTGGGATGTCGACATCCGTTCAAAGAAGCGAAGAGAGCTCTCCAAACTCCCTGGTGGAAAGGTTCACAGCTTCGTGCTACAGTGGCCCGAGCTCATCCAGTTCTCTCCAAACGGAGAAGTTGTCCTAATAGTCGTGGGCGGTTCGCGATTTTGGTATGACCACAAGCGCATTCGACGCCTTGACTACAGGACAGGCAAAGGCAGATGGCTAACGGCCGAGGGCCAGACTTGCATTTGGCCCGAGTGGTCGCCGGATGGCCGAACGATCGCCTACACGATGATTGCCGACAACGACGCGAAGAGCTTTGAGAGCGGTGCCCAAAGCGAGGTATGGGTCATGAACGCCGACGGCCTTAGGCGTCGCCGTCTCGCAAGTTCAAAGACGGCATCCTATTACTGTAGCGAGTGGAGTGGCGACGGCAGGCAATTGAACTTCACTCGGGAAGATGATTCGGGCCAACGCTCCAGGTGGAAGGTGAGTTCCGAGGGCAAGGGGCTTCGGAAGGTACGCGATCTTCCGAAAGACGAAGAGGCGCTTATGACTTCCTATCGCAACTGA
- a CDS encoding glycosyl transferase family 36: MSEETLPRSENLPCSRYGRFLPETGSFLIEDPLTPRPWINVMSNGSYGLVLSQAGGGFSWIGNSQLGRITRWEQDLARDAHGRWLYVADRDTGAIHTTSLGPSRKRAESDEVEHGLGYSTFRRTENGIESDHTFFVPEGHDCECWIVRIRNRRPTPARLRVGAYLEWFLGEQGEWHREFHRLFISTSVEGRRLVVTKRPPIPEDRDFRPESPLSASLEAIGLDGANWFCDKSQFLGRAGLEAEPQALISAEKPANTGSWDDPVGAFTAELELAPGESKSFAVVIAAVQGESKNLPRPFQTLEAAESALEATRRFHADRSGALAIETLDPVFDLMNNAWLPYQAEVGRMKARCAYFQQGGAYGFRDQLQDSLMLLEIEPGATLAQIGIHAEAMYEDGGVRHWWHPNSQIFAASKHSDTSLWPAYALLEYMDETDDLAACHVDLAYLSRETEKPGARGTLLDHCLRGIERALDRRSKRGLPLIGAGDWNDGLSHAGLEGRGESVWLAMFLHDVLRRLAPVISDLGDGATASRFQQEAGDLQRAVETHGWDGDWYIAGTNDEGRPFGSKENRSGSIFLNPQTWAVISGIASPERAEAAMNSVRRRLIKPYGPLLLAPAYCTPDPHIGYITRYAPGLRENGGVYCHAATWAIQALARHGDLDGAYALYRSLLPPLRSADDPDRYQAEPYVMPGNVDGPDSPFEGRAGWTWYTGTAAWLRRTATHWILGVRPTREGLVARGSLPQGLGPVSMVRPFRGDTFDISLSANTAEALYVDGNPHSGPILPSGKGLRRTVETR; this comes from the coding sequence ATGTCAGAAGAAACCCTACCGCGAAGCGAAAACCTGCCCTGCTCGCGCTACGGCCGGTTTCTTCCCGAAACGGGCTCATTCCTCATTGAAGACCCCCTGACCCCCAGGCCCTGGATCAACGTCATGAGCAACGGCAGCTATGGGCTCGTGCTCAGCCAGGCCGGCGGCGGCTTTTCCTGGATTGGCAACTCGCAGCTTGGACGCATCACCCGCTGGGAGCAGGATCTGGCCCGGGACGCCCACGGACGTTGGCTCTATGTTGCCGACAGAGACACCGGCGCCATCCACACCACCTCGCTGGGGCCCTCCCGAAAACGCGCGGAGAGTGACGAGGTCGAGCACGGACTTGGCTACAGCACATTTCGCCGCACCGAGAACGGAATCGAATCCGACCACACCTTCTTCGTGCCTGAAGGGCACGACTGCGAATGTTGGATCGTGCGGATCCGCAATCGCCGGCCGACGCCCGCCCGCCTGAGGGTCGGCGCGTATCTGGAGTGGTTCTTGGGTGAGCAGGGCGAGTGGCACCGCGAGTTCCACCGGCTGTTCATCTCCACGTCGGTCGAGGGGCGGCGACTGGTCGTCACGAAGCGGCCGCCCATCCCCGAAGACCGGGACTTTCGCCCGGAATCTCCGCTCTCGGCGAGCCTTGAGGCCATCGGTCTTGACGGTGCCAATTGGTTCTGCGACAAGTCCCAGTTCCTGGGGCGCGCCGGGCTTGAAGCCGAGCCCCAAGCCCTGATCAGCGCCGAAAAGCCCGCGAACACAGGATCTTGGGACGACCCGGTCGGCGCCTTCACTGCCGAACTCGAACTCGCGCCTGGCGAGTCGAAGTCCTTTGCCGTCGTGATCGCGGCGGTTCAGGGTGAATCCAAGAACCTGCCTCGTCCCTTTCAAACCTTGGAGGCAGCTGAATCCGCGCTTGAGGCGACCCGGCGATTCCACGCCGATCGCTCCGGCGCTCTCGCCATCGAGACCCTGGACCCCGTCTTCGACCTCATGAACAACGCCTGGCTCCCCTATCAAGCCGAAGTGGGGCGCATGAAGGCGAGGTGCGCCTATTTCCAGCAGGGCGGCGCTTACGGGTTCCGCGACCAGCTTCAAGATAGCCTGATGCTCCTCGAAATCGAGCCTGGCGCGACACTCGCCCAGATCGGCATCCACGCCGAGGCCATGTACGAGGACGGAGGTGTGCGCCATTGGTGGCACCCCAACTCCCAGATCTTCGCGGCGAGTAAGCACTCCGACACCAGCCTTTGGCCCGCTTACGCGCTGCTGGAGTACATGGACGAGACCGACGACCTTGCCGCTTGCCACGTCGATCTCGCCTATCTCTCACGCGAAACGGAGAAGCCGGGCGCCCGAGGCACGCTGCTCGACCACTGTCTGCGCGGCATCGAGAGGGCGCTGGACCGCCGCTCGAAGCGCGGCCTTCCTCTCATCGGCGCCGGCGACTGGAACGACGGGCTAAGCCACGCCGGGCTCGAGGGCCGGGGCGAATCGGTCTGGCTGGCGATGTTCCTACATGACGTGCTTCGCCGCTTGGCGCCAGTGATAAGTGACCTTGGGGATGGGGCGACGGCGTCGAGGTTCCAACAAGAGGCCGGCGACCTCCAGCGGGCGGTCGAAACGCACGGCTGGGACGGCGATTGGTATATCGCCGGTACCAATGACGAGGGGCGCCCCTTCGGGTCCAAAGAGAACCGCAGCGGCAGCATCTTTTTGAACCCTCAGACCTGGGCCGTCATCAGCGGCATTGCCTCGCCCGAGCGCGCGGAGGCCGCCATGAACTCGGTGCGAAGGCGCCTCATCAAGCCCTACGGGCCGTTGCTTCTAGCCCCGGCCTACTGTACGCCTGATCCGCACATCGGCTACATCACCCGCTACGCGCCAGGCCTAAGGGAGAACGGCGGCGTTTACTGCCACGCGGCCACTTGGGCGATCCAAGCCCTGGCACGACACGGGGACCTCGACGGCGCCTACGCCCTGTACCGGAGCCTTTTGCCGCCGCTGCGATCCGCCGACGACCCCGACCGCTATCAGGCGGAACCCTACGTGATGCCCGGCAACGTGGACGGCCCTGATTCGCCCTTTGAGGGCCGCGCAGGGTGGACCTGGTACACCGGCACCGCCGCATGGCTGCGAAGAACCGCGACCCACTGGATTTTGGGCGTCCGGCCAACGCGAGAGGGCTTGGTGGCCAGGGGGAGTCTGCCTCAAGGGCTCGGGCCCGTGTCGATGGTTCGCCCGTTCCGCGGGGACACGTTCGACATATCCCTCTCTGCAAACACTGCAGAGGCGCTGTACGTCGACGGAAATCCGCACTCTGGCCCCATCCTGCCAAGCGGCAAGGGCCTGAGACGGACGGTGGAGACCCGGTAG
- a CDS encoding carboxypeptidase regulatory-like domain-containing protein, translating to MVTRTSPTRFSFVRRISLFLCVAATFAAVGCGGSGTALTQISGVVFDINGEVVRGATIWCNDNQTQSNSGGIYMLSGVGTGQKIVHAEIWKNGTHYTGNNIASVFKNERSKSVNITVVAISQQAQIHGVVRDRDGFRLAGARVFANMGGLSSQVAISDKDGNYAMGELAAGMNYTLSASGLGFDSDTISANFAAGEDRNIDFLLSDPTDAPIPPPDNLGAVAWTTPFEASRSPQNKDAYDGIKRLFDRRYIPKPMGRTTTLGSHVEVDLYWDPISSQYLDSLLGFGIYRATTSNGASAVVDFLRDPQAVFYSDVDDLLLPGRAYYYDVTSLNVRYPDTFNSESNFSNRYGVFTLGDMITLPVTQTGTVRFHWQAAAGAEEYMVFLFASYPGLDVASLWDNSGNPTSLTSLDYTGPALTSGKKYYYVVLGLANSQDSRTLSRIGEFIAN from the coding sequence ATGGTAACTCGAACCTCGCCGACACGTTTCAGTTTCGTGAGACGCATTTCCCTTTTCTTGTGCGTGGCTGCAACCTTCGCGGCGGTGGGCTGTGGAGGCAGCGGAACGGCCCTCACCCAGATCTCCGGCGTCGTGTTCGACATCAACGGAGAAGTGGTTCGAGGGGCGACGATCTGGTGCAACGACAACCAGACCCAGTCCAACTCCGGCGGCATCTACATGCTGAGCGGCGTAGGTACGGGGCAGAAGATCGTGCATGCCGAAATCTGGAAGAACGGCACCCACTACACGGGCAACAACATCGCCTCGGTCTTCAAGAACGAGCGGTCGAAGAGCGTCAACATCACCGTCGTCGCCATCAGCCAGCAGGCCCAGATTCACGGTGTCGTGCGAGATCGCGACGGTTTCCGGCTCGCCGGGGCCCGCGTCTTTGCCAACATGGGCGGGCTCTCCAGCCAGGTCGCCATCTCCGATAAGGACGGCAACTACGCGATGGGAGAGCTTGCCGCAGGAATGAACTACACGCTCTCAGCCAGTGGATTGGGGTTTGACTCGGACACGATCAGCGCCAACTTTGCCGCCGGCGAGGATCGCAACATCGACTTTCTGCTCTCCGACCCGACCGATGCGCCCATCCCGCCGCCAGATAATCTCGGCGCCGTCGCCTGGACCACTCCCTTCGAAGCCTCACGCTCGCCCCAGAACAAAGACGCCTACGACGGAATCAAGCGCCTTTTCGACAGGCGTTACATCCCCAAGCCGATGGGCCGCACGACCACACTCGGCAGCCACGTCGAAGTCGATCTCTATTGGGACCCGATCTCCTCGCAATACCTGGACTCGCTTCTGGGCTTTGGAATCTACCGGGCCACGACCTCCAACGGGGCCTCCGCAGTGGTGGACTTCCTGCGCGATCCCCAGGCCGTGTTCTACTCGGACGTAGACGACCTGTTGCTTCCCGGCCGGGCTTACTACTACGACGTGACCAGCCTCAACGTCCGGTACCCGGACACCTTCAACTCGGAGAGCAACTTCAGCAACCGCTACGGGGTCTTCACGCTCGGAGACATGATCACCCTGCCCGTCACACAGACCGGAACGGTCCGGTTCCACTGGCAGGCTGCGGCCGGTGCCGAAGAGTACATGGTCTTCCTCTTTGCCAGCTACCCGGGACTGGATGTGGCGAGCCTCTGGGACAACAGCGGCAACCCGACGAGCCTGACCTCGCTCGACTACACCGGGCCCGCCCTGACCTCGGGGAAAAAGTACTACTACGTGGTGCTCGGGCTTGCGAACAGCCAAGACAGCCGCACCTTGAGCCGGATCGGAGAGTTCATTGCGAACTAG
- a CDS encoding Zn-dependent exopeptidase M28: protein MKRSLLSSAALAALFAVASGQSPWDPVNQVSQAQYTQYQQTIQNSGLGLYGGSAYDQWYRNRWNTGGSATESLGFKEANLFLRDQLGGMGLDVSEQSTYRNVIGELRGTQNPERIWIISGHFDHPESGFEAPGGDDNASGTAGMLEAARVLSQYRFRDTIRFIGWGGEEGWMLGSWDYVNNVVKPRGENIVGMLNLDMILRPGWDSDPSAPRDLDLSTGDNPACMALAQGFMGAMGTYAPGILLDPRNPQTEDWYPSDQGPFIQEGYAGLMIAENTAHEIWYQGTNWYYHTANDASDRAANDPFHGSGVTYEYDWATDVVRGSVGFLADSAGIVPEPSGLLGLGVGMLSLLRRRGQG, encoded by the coding sequence ATGAAGCGTTCTTTGCTCTCTTCTGCGGCCTTGGCCGCGCTGTTCGCGGTAGCGTCCGGGCAGTCGCCATGGGATCCGGTGAACCAAGTCTCCCAAGCGCAATACACGCAGTACCAGCAGACGATCCAGAACTCAGGACTCGGGCTCTATGGCGGCTCGGCCTACGATCAGTGGTACCGAAACCGCTGGAACACGGGAGGTTCCGCGACCGAGTCTTTAGGCTTCAAGGAGGCCAACCTGTTTCTGCGCGATCAACTCGGCGGGATGGGGTTGGACGTCTCCGAGCAGAGCACCTATCGCAACGTGATCGGAGAGCTTCGGGGCACGCAGAACCCCGAGCGGATCTGGATCATTTCGGGCCATTTCGATCACCCGGAGAGCGGATTCGAGGCGCCGGGTGGGGATGACAACGCAAGCGGTACAGCTGGGATGCTCGAAGCCGCGCGGGTGCTCAGTCAGTATCGCTTTCGCGACACGATCCGGTTCATTGGTTGGGGCGGAGAAGAGGGCTGGATGCTCGGCAGCTGGGATTACGTGAACAACGTGGTGAAGCCGCGAGGCGAGAACATCGTCGGCATGCTCAACCTCGACATGATCTTGCGGCCCGGTTGGGATAGCGACCCGAGCGCGCCACGCGACCTCGACCTCTCGACGGGCGATAATCCGGCCTGCATGGCGCTAGCCCAGGGATTCATGGGCGCAATGGGAACCTACGCTCCCGGCATCTTGCTTGATCCGCGAAACCCCCAAACGGAGGATTGGTACCCCAGCGACCAGGGACCCTTCATCCAGGAGGGCTATGCCGGGCTGATGATCGCCGAAAATACGGCACACGAGATCTGGTACCAGGGCACGAACTGGTACTACCACACGGCCAACGATGCCAGCGACCGGGCGGCGAACGACCCATTTCACGGGTCGGGTGTCACCTACGAATACGATTGGGCGACGGACGTGGTGCGGGGCTCGGTGGGGTTTCTGGCCGACAGCGCGGGCATCGTTCCCGAGCCAAGCGGTCTGCTGGGACTGGGCGTGGGGATGTTGTCGTTGCTTCGTAGGCGCGGCCAGGGCTAG
- the csaB gene encoding polysaccharide pyruvyl transferase CsaB has protein sequence MSTNLLLAGYFGCGNLGDDAILVGLTEGLAREDVEMELLSGSPEITYRNYGIRSVPRKDMRQINEAMNRCDILVFPGGSVFQDVTSARSAAYYGDLVRRAKKAKKKVVFLSQGVGPLKTFVGKRAARFAFTAADAIVVRDPGSVNTLKDLGVKATPRLGADLSFLMQPRQVAETGEFQVGGMKTVGIAPRPWGNVKKINQLFGDLSQKLFKANYMPVLIEMDRNEDGKMIYEIGRLQGGKVPDIRKLDTPMLIQSRIARMETVIAMRLHAGILAANAGVPPFMVSYDPKVDAFAKMLGLHTAPPIENLTADRLFDAFMGFLKERERNVQIVAKKREDLVKLAQVNIETLKPFLAQKSSS, from the coding sequence TTGAGTACGAACCTACTTCTGGCGGGCTATTTCGGTTGCGGCAATCTTGGTGACGACGCGATCCTCGTTGGGCTGACAGAGGGCCTCGCCCGAGAAGACGTCGAGATGGAGCTGCTGAGCGGCTCGCCCGAGATCACCTACCGCAACTACGGCATCCGTTCTGTCCCTCGCAAGGACATGCGCCAGATCAATGAGGCCATGAACCGCTGCGACATTCTCGTTTTTCCAGGTGGGAGCGTCTTTCAGGACGTGACCAGCGCGCGCAGCGCGGCCTATTACGGCGACTTGGTGCGCCGCGCCAAGAAGGCCAAGAAGAAGGTGGTCTTCCTGAGCCAGGGTGTAGGGCCTCTCAAGACTTTTGTCGGAAAACGTGCCGCGCGCTTCGCCTTCACCGCAGCCGACGCCATCGTCGTGCGCGACCCGGGATCAGTCAACACCCTCAAAGACCTTGGCGTGAAGGCAACGCCTCGTCTCGGCGCGGACCTCTCGTTCCTGATGCAGCCCCGCCAGGTCGCCGAAACGGGCGAGTTCCAAGTTGGTGGCATGAAAACCGTGGGTATCGCGCCCAGGCCTTGGGGCAACGTCAAGAAAATCAACCAGCTCTTTGGCGATCTCTCCCAGAAGCTCTTCAAGGCCAACTACATGCCGGTGCTGATCGAGATGGACCGCAACGAAGACGGCAAGATGATCTACGAAATCGGCAGGCTGCAAGGGGGCAAGGTCCCCGACATCCGCAAGCTGGACACCCCGATGCTCATCCAATCGCGCATCGCGCGCATGGAAACGGTGATCGCCATGCGCCTCCACGCGGGGATCCTCGCCGCCAACGCCGGCGTGCCGCCCTTCATGGTCAGCTACGATCCCAAAGTGGACGCCTTCGCCAAGATGCTGGGGCTTCACACTGCCCCACCCATTGAGAACCTGACCGCCGACCGCCTCTTCGACGCCTTCATGGGGTTCCTCAAGGAGCGCGAGCGCAATGTGCAGATCGTCGCCAAAAAGCGGGAAGACCTGGTCAAGCTGGCGCAGGTCAATATCGAGACTTTGAAGCCGTTCCTGGCGCAAAAAAGCAGTTCGTGA
- a CDS encoding LacI family DNA-binding transcriptional regulator, producing the protein MARRTTINDVARRAAVGKVTVSYVLNGRATEVGISSETSERVFAAAKELDYRPSAIARMLVGSKADAIAVVFQHARYFSTSSMFLSEVMRGVCEACTDQNVDLLLHTKSTDDARDEANALSDGRVDGVLMLRDEGDPTLAALIERQFPVVLFFSRSSDPNVPFVDSDNFSGGKLAAGHLLSLGHTRLGMVAGSPKSIDSSDRLQGFRSTLEAAGQSLDPAHLVHMPSPTADPEEFLKMVDRSDRPSALFVWSDDVAFECMRLLHERGIQIPTDMSLVGFDSTSACLRAVPPLTSVRQPIAEMAASATSILTSIVRGREVSTRQIVFPPQLDIRGSTSPIL; encoded by the coding sequence ATGGCTCGAAGAACCACGATCAATGACGTTGCGCGCAGAGCTGCGGTGGGAAAGGTCACCGTCAGCTACGTGCTCAATGGGCGCGCCACCGAGGTCGGAATCTCCTCCGAGACCTCGGAACGCGTGTTCGCGGCTGCCAAAGAACTGGACTACAGGCCGAGCGCGATCGCACGGATGCTTGTCGGGAGCAAGGCCGACGCCATCGCCGTCGTGTTCCAGCATGCGAGGTACTTCTCGACCAGTTCCATGTTCCTCAGCGAGGTCATGCGCGGCGTTTGCGAGGCGTGCACCGATCAAAACGTCGACCTGCTCCTGCACACGAAGTCGACCGACGATGCACGGGATGAGGCAAACGCGCTCTCCGATGGGCGGGTCGACGGCGTGCTGATGCTCCGCGACGAGGGCGACCCGACACTGGCGGCGCTCATCGAACGTCAGTTTCCGGTCGTGCTCTTTTTCTCTCGCTCGTCCGATCCGAACGTGCCGTTCGTCGACAGCGACAACTTCTCCGGCGGCAAACTGGCGGCGGGCCACCTGCTCTCCCTCGGCCACACGCGGCTTGGCATGGTCGCCGGCTCGCCGAAATCCATCGACTCGTCCGACCGCCTTCAAGGCTTTCGCTCGACGCTGGAAGCTGCCGGCCAATCGCTGGACCCGGCGCATCTGGTTCACATGCCGAGCCCAACCGCCGATCCAGAAGAATTCCTGAAGATGGTCGATCGTTCGGATCGCCCGTCGGCTCTGTTCGTCTGGTCGGACGACGTCGCCTTCGAGTGCATGAGGCTCCTTCACGAGAGGGGCATCCAGATTCCCACGGACATGAGCCTTGTGGGTTTTGACAGCACGTCGGCCTGCCTTCGGGCGGTGCCGCCCTTGACCAGTGTGCGCCAGCCGATCGCCGAAATGGCGGCTTCGGCCACTTCGATTCTCACTTCCATCGTGCGGGGCCGGGAGGTCTCAACGCGACAAATCGTGTTCCCGCCCCAACTCGACATCCGAGGTTCGACCTCCCCGATTTTATGA
- a CDS encoding phytanoyl-CoA dioxygenase family protein: MTTAADFAAHKAEYDREGYTIFRNVLDAELIAETDRHIAWLLERNPELRPEQLHHWLMKDNPFWTRLIADPRLLDIAETFVGPNVALFASHFISKPPFDGQPVLWHQDGAYWPLEPMEVVTLWLAVDHSTPENGCMKVIPGTQNLELQEMEEAGQEAVLDRKVPDEFVDESKAVDFVLAPGDVSVHNPKIVHGSHANHSPHRRAGLTIRYIPATTRILTEENWPSCLMLRGSPVPGINDYNPWPRYVEGRHMPFRGAETYHEAEPKGG, from the coding sequence ATGACCACCGCCGCCGATTTCGCCGCGCACAAGGCCGAATACGACCGAGAGGGCTACACCATCTTTCGCAACGTGCTCGACGCCGAGCTCATCGCCGAGACCGACCGCCACATCGCTTGGCTTTTGGAGCGCAATCCCGAACTGCGGCCCGAGCAGCTTCACCACTGGCTGATGAAGGACAACCCGTTCTGGACGCGCCTCATCGCCGACCCGCGCCTGCTCGACATCGCCGAGACCTTCGTCGGGCCGAACGTCGCGCTGTTCGCCAGCCACTTCATCAGCAAACCGCCGTTCGACGGCCAGCCGGTGCTGTGGCATCAGGACGGCGCGTATTGGCCCCTGGAGCCGATGGAGGTGGTCACCCTCTGGCTGGCGGTGGACCACTCCACCCCCGAAAACGGCTGCATGAAGGTGATCCCAGGCACTCAGAATCTGGAGCTCCAGGAGATGGAGGAAGCCGGCCAGGAGGCCGTGCTCGATCGAAAGGTGCCGGATGAGTTCGTCGATGAAAGCAAGGCCGTGGACTTCGTGCTCGCGCCGGGAGACGTCTCGGTGCACAACCCCAAGATCGTGCACGGTTCGCACGCGAACCATTCGCCGCACCGCCGCGCCGGTCTCACCATCCGCTACATCCCAGCGACCACCAGAATCCTGACCGAAGAGAACTGGCCAAGCTGCCTGATGCTGCGCGGCTCGCCCGTCCCGGGAATCAACGACTACAACCCCTGGCCAAGGTACGTCGAGGGAAGGCACATGCCGTTCAGGGGTGCGGAGACGTACCACGAGGCAGAACCGAAAGGAGGCTAA
- a CDS encoding glycosyl hydrolase 53 family protein, which yields MTTILLTLVSLGTLGISHIAGMSDARLEAGEGRRAKGEVRYAMRDARCGMGPVPQTPDPRPQTPDSAPSTFLSGGDVSEIPQIEDEGGKFYWKGKQEDPFVIMRKARWNWVRFRIWNQPRDGYCDVAHTLALAKRAAAQGLQISLDFHYSDWWADPAKQNKPSAWKDLSFAALTKEVYRFTHDTVRAMIAQGTPPNMVQVGNEIIGGMLWPEGKVNSNEPESWKRFAVLLKAGLRAVRDAEKGIGENGESSENGESSENGPEQPSQFSPSSPPSRVLTMLHIDRGGDNTASVWWLDHVVKEGVEFDCIGQSYYPFWHGTLAQLEFNLNDLARRYGKDVYVVETAYPWTMDHKRRSLMNEKDKLTPGFPATPEGQAAFLKKVTEILKAVPGGRGKGLLYWAPTYLLTPKNKDRYPYENLATFDTSGRALPAVRELGVRR from the coding sequence ATGACGACGATTCTTCTGACCTTGGTCTCTCTGGGGACTCTGGGCATCAGCCACATTGCGGGTATGAGCGATGCACGGCTGGAGGCCGGCGAAGGGCGAAGGGCGAAGGGCGAGGTTCGATACGCTATGCGCGATGCGCGATGTGGAATGGGCCCTGTCCCCCAGACCCCAGACCCCAGACCCCAAACCCCAGACTCCGCACCCTCAACCTTCCTCTCCGGCGGCGACGTGTCCGAGATTCCTCAGATCGAAGACGAGGGCGGCAAGTTCTATTGGAAAGGCAAGCAGGAAGACCCGTTCGTCATCATGCGCAAAGCCAGGTGGAACTGGGTGCGGTTCCGCATCTGGAATCAGCCGCGAGATGGCTATTGCGATGTGGCGCACACGCTGGCCCTGGCAAAGCGGGCGGCTGCGCAGGGATTGCAAATCAGCCTGGACTTCCACTATTCGGATTGGTGGGCCGACCCCGCCAAGCAGAACAAACCCAGCGCGTGGAAGGACCTGAGCTTCGCCGCGCTCACAAAGGAGGTCTACCGCTTCACGCACGACACGGTCCGGGCGATGATCGCCCAAGGCACGCCACCCAACATGGTGCAGGTGGGCAATGAGATCATCGGCGGGATGCTCTGGCCCGAGGGCAAAGTGAACAGCAACGAGCCGGAATCGTGGAAGCGGTTCGCGGTCCTGCTGAAGGCGGGGCTGAGGGCGGTGAGGGACGCGGAGAAGGGAATTGGTGAGAATGGTGAGAGTAGTGAGAATGGTGAGAGTAGTGAGAATGGTCCGGAACAACCCTCACAATTCTCACCATCCTCACCACCCTCACGAGTTCTGACGATGCTCCACATCGACCGTGGAGGCGACAATACCGCTTCAGTCTGGTGGCTGGACCACGTGGTGAAAGAGGGCGTCGAGTTTGACTGTATCGGCCAGAGCTACTACCCGTTCTGGCATGGCACGCTGGCTCAGCTTGAGTTCAATCTTAACGACTTGGCGCGGCGCTACGGCAAAGATGTGTATGTGGTCGAGACCGCCTATCCTTGGACCATGGACCACAAGCGGCGATCGCTGATGAACGAGAAAGACAAGCTGACGCCCGGCTTCCCGGCGACTCCCGAGGGCCAGGCGGCGTTCCTGAAGAAGGTCACGGAGATTCTGAAGGCGGTCCCAGGCGGCCGCGGCAAGGGCCTGCTCTATTGGGCGCCGACCTATCTGCTGACTCCCAAGAACAAGGACCGCTACCCTTATGAGAACCTGGCGACGTTCGACACCTCGGGCAGGGCTCTGCCGGCGGTGAGGGAGTTGGGCGTTAGGCGTTAG
- a CDS encoding rhomboid family intramembrane serine protease, producing MFPFRANQPGRTYPLVTYTLLAVNVIIYFWDRQWHWNLSNPSVVFADLGMRPKLVTEALSGNGQWSNLTTLYTSMFLHANFMHLAGNMLFLLVFGTSIEVALGAPRFALYYLGWGLFASACQVFVDPLSPTPIVGASGAIGGVLGCYFLMFPASKIEVILPYIFLPLEVSAWILLGVWFLWQVFGHQVGVANWAHAGGFMAGMATILAMGGRRKILRGREAEFEDELT from the coding sequence ATGTTCCCGTTTCGCGCCAATCAGCCGGGCCGAACGTATCCGCTCGTCACCTACACGCTCCTCGCCGTGAACGTGATCATCTATTTCTGGGACCGGCAGTGGCACTGGAACCTCAGCAACCCGAGTGTGGTCTTTGCGGACCTCGGTATGCGCCCCAAGCTTGTTACCGAGGCGCTCAGTGGGAACGGCCAGTGGAGCAACCTCACGACGCTCTACACCAGCATGTTCCTGCATGCGAACTTCATGCACCTCGCCGGCAACATGCTCTTCTTGTTGGTGTTTGGCACCTCGATCGAAGTCGCGCTGGGAGCCCCTCGATTCGCTCTTTACTACCTGGGGTGGGGACTGTTCGCCTCGGCGTGCCAGGTGTTTGTGGATCCCCTCTCGCCAACGCCCATCGTTGGCGCCAGCGGGGCGATCGGCGGCGTGCTGGGGTGCTATTTCCTGATGTTCCCCGCCAGCAAGATCGAGGTCATCCTTCCCTACATCTTTCTCCCGCTGGAGGTCAGCGCGTGGATTCTGCTGGGTGTGTGGTTCCTATGGCAGGTGTTCGGGCACCAGGTGGGCGTGGCGAACTGGGCGCACGCGGGCGGGTTCATGGCGGGCATGGCGACCATTTTGGCGATGGGTGGCCGCAGGAAGATCCTCAGGGGGCGAGAAGCGGAGTTTGAAGATGAGCTCACCTAA